The following DNA comes from Janthinobacterium sp. TB1-E2.
GGCGCTGGCCGACAGCACGGCCGACATCAGTTCATCCGTGTGCAGGCTGCCCTTCATCAAGGCTTCCACTTCGCCCTTGCCCGCCAGTTCGGCGCCGCGCGCGGCGGCCGCATGGCTATGCTCGACGTCCTCGATGGCGATGCCGTCCAGGCTCAGGCCCGCTTCGGCCGCCACCGCTTCCAGGCGCGCGCGCGGGGCCACCAGCACGGGCGTGATCAGGCCGGCCGCATGCGCGTCGAGCGCGCCGGACAGGCTCAGTTCATCGCAAGGATGGATCACGGCTACCCTGATCGGGCCCAGGGTGCGCGCGTGCTCGAGCAGGCGGCGCGTGCCGTCGCCGTTATGCAGGCGCACTTCGGGCAAGGTGGCGCGCGCCCGCTCGATCTGCTCGGCGGGCGCGATCACCTGCGCCTCGCCCTCGAGCACCACAGCGCCATGCTGGTTGACGCAGCGGCAAGCGAGGGTCACGTGGCGGCTGCGCGGTTCCAGCGCCGTGACGGTGACGCTGATGGCCAGGGTATCGCCCACGCGCACCGGTTGCAAAAAGCGCAGGGTCTGGCCCGTGTAGACGGTGCCGGCGCCGGGCAGGCGCGTGCCCAGCACGGCGGAAATGAGGGAAGCGCCCCACATGCCGTGCGCGATCACGCCCTGGTAGCGGGTGGCGGCGGCAAATTCCGTATCGAGGTGCTGCGGGTTGTCATCGCCCGACATCACCGCGAACAGGGCGATATCGTCCATGCTCAGGGTGCGCGTGATGCTGGCCGTGTCGCCGATGGCGATCTGGTCGAAGGTGCGGTTGCGTACGATATTCAAATCATCGTCTTGGGAAGTAGTCATCGTGGTCTTCTATACAGGGGTAATGTGTTTGGCCGGTTTGGCTTTGGGGCCGGTAGCGGATGGGCGCGCGTCCGGCGGCAGCGCCTTCGCCTGTGCCTTGACCGCGCGGTCGAAAACATCCAGCATCTGCTGCAGGCTCGCTTCCTCGTCCGGCGTCGGCGCCTCGGGCACTTGCAGCACTTGCTGCAGCCACTCGGCCAGCGCACCGATGTCGTCAGGGTCGGCGCGCGACAGCAAGGCCGGCAAGGCGGCGATGGCCGCATCGAAATCATGCAGCATCAGGCGTGCCTGCTGGCGCACGATACCGCGGAACTCCTCCATGCCGACGTCCTGCCGGTATTGCGGCTTGATCAGTTTGAGGGCCAGGTTGACCCTGCGCTCGTCGGCGATCATGCGGAAGCGGTAGATATAGAACAGCGCGCGCACGGCCGCTTCCACCAGGCCGCCCCGCTGCATGTCCTCGTCCATCTTGCGCGTTTCGCAGCGCACGTATTCGCAATGCTCGGGCGAGATGCCGGGATGGGGACGCGGCGGCGTCGTATCGCCGATGGCCTGTCCCGTCAGCGCCTGCACCAGCGGCGAACCGTACACCAGGTCGAAGGTGGTTTCCTGTACCGTATCGCGCCAGTCGCGCCAGCCGTTCAAGCCGGCCGTGATGGCGCCGGAAATGGCTTCCTGCATGGCCAGCAGCGGGTTGTCGGGCGCTACCGGCTGGCGTTGGGCGCGCACTTTTTCCGCCTCCCTGGCCACCAGCCTGGCCAGCGGATTATGGTCGGTCCAGCGCTCGTACGACACGCGCAGCGGGTGTGCCAGCTGCAGGAAGCGCGCCGTCTGCGGCGTGACCATGGCGCGCACCCACGGCTGCGCAAACGTGCGGTACAGGGCCAGGTTCACTTCGGACACGCGCGCGGCGGCGGCAAACTTGCGGTCGTTTTCCACGCTCGGTTGCACGATGGCGCGCACGTCGTCGATGCCGCGGTGCTCGACCTGCAGCACGTAGTCGCCGCTGGCCAGGTCCGCGTTCGGCGTATCGGGCGTCTTGTCGACGATCCGCGCTTCGTAGATGCCGGCCGGCAGCAGGTTGATCAGGTCGATATTACTGGCGAATTTCTGGTGTTCCTTGTGCCCCACCTTGGCCGATACAAAGATGCCCAGGTGGCCGATGCTGTCGTGCACGGCATACACGATGGTCTGGTCGTGCATCAGCACGTCCTTGTCGTCGCGGTACAGGTCCGTGATCCAGCCCAGCGCCTGCGGCGGCGGCGTGATGTTGTCGCCATTCGAGCAGAACACGACGATGGGCGAACGGATATTGCGCAAGTCCAGGCGCACGCCGTCGGAGGTGATCAATTCGGCCGTGGCCAGGCGGTTGCCGATGAACAGATTGTCGACGATGTACTGCATCTCGACGTCGTTGAGGAAGACGTGGCCGCCCCAGTATTTTTCAAATTCCAGGTAACGGGGCGCTTCCGTATCAATGTTCGCGTACAAGTTGTACTGCTTGCTCCACAGCGTGTTGGCCGGGTTCAGTTTTTCGAAATTCTGCACCAGGCTGGCGCCGTCGAAGCGGCCGTTGCCCAGGTCGCCCGCCAGCGCCGTGGCCCAGCTGCCGCCCATCAGGCCGCCCGCGTAGCGCATCGGATTGCGGCCATGCCAGCCGGCCCAGTACGAGACGGGCGCGCCTGCCACGATGATGGGACCGAACAATTCCGGGCGCATGGCCGCCGTCATGAGGATTTGCCAGCCCGCCTGGCAATTGCCGATGACGACGGGTTTCCCCTCGCTGTGCGGATGCAGGGCGATGACTTTTTCCAGGAAGGCCGCCTCGGCGTGCATCACGTCTTCCACCGTCTGCCCCGGCACGGGATCGGGCAGGAAGCCGATGAAGTAGCACGGATGGCCTGCGCGCAGGGCCACGCCGATCTCGCTCTCGGCCTTGAAGCCGCCGATGCCGGGACCATGGCCGGCGCGCGGATCGACGACGACGAATGGCCGCTTCGAGGGATCAGGTTCGGGCGCATCGGGCGTCAGGATGCGCGCCAGGCCGTAGTTGACGGGACGCGCCAGTTCCAGGCCCGACATCACCAGTTCGGCGGGGAAGTCGAGCACATTCGGCACTTCCTCGGCCATGTGCTCCTGGTACTGATTGCCGCGCCGGCGCATCACGTCCGCGTACAGCACAATGCGCTGCCACGAATCGCGCGCATAGTCGCCCAGCACGCCCAGCGACGGCAAGCCGCCGGTGGAGAAAAATGGTGCAGCTTCAGTCTTCATGGCTATCCTTTTCATGCAAAAAACGCCGGACCATTCCGGCGCGGGAGCTACGCCATCTGGCTGATGGTCTTGCGAAAACGGGCAAGGGCAAACGTGAACAGGGCCGTGCCGATGGCCAGCAGGGCCAGGAACGGTTTCCACACCACGTCGATGCCGGCGCCCCGGTACAGGATCGCCTGGCTCAATTCGACGAAATGCGTGGTCGGGGCGATCAGCATGATGTTCTGCACCAGTTCAGGCATGCTTTCGCGCGGCGTGCTGCCGCCCGAGAGCATCTGCAGCGGCAGCAGCACGAGGATCAGGAGCATGCCGAACTGCGGCATGCTGCGCGCCACGGTGGCGAGGAAAATACCCATCGACGTGGTGGCGAACAGGTGCAGGGCCGCGCCACACAGGAACAGCGCGATCGAGCCTTCGATGGGCACGTGCAGCATGCCGCGCACCACCAGGTTCAGCGACAGGGCGGCGGCCAGCAGCACCACGAGGCCCATCGACCATACCTTGCCCAGCATGATTTCGGCAGGCGTCACGGGCATCACCAGCAAATGCTCGATGGTGCCGTGTTCGCGCTCGCGTATCAGCGCCGCGCCCGTCAAAATGATCGACAGCATCGTCACCTGGTTGATGAGCTCCATCAGCGAGCCAAACCAGGCCTGGCTCAGCGACGGGTTGAAGCGCGCGCGCATCACCAGCTCCACGGGCGAGACGGTTGCGCCCCGGTAGCGCTTGGCGAATTCCGATATCTCGCCGGCGACGATCTGCTGGATGTAGCCGCTGCCGCTGAAAGCCTGGCTCATGCGCGTGGCGTCCACGTTCAGCTGCAGTTCCGCCTGGCGTCCGCCCAGCACGTCGGCCTGCAGCTTGGGCGGAATCGTCAGCACGAAGGTGTACTGTCCCGCGTCGAGGCCCGCGTCGACCTGGCTCTGGTTGATCATGGCCGGCGGCGTGAACTGGGGCGGGAAGAAGGCCGAGGCGATGCGCCCGGACAGCGGCGAGCCATCCTCGTCGACGATGGCGATCGACGCCATGTGCAGCGTTTCCGGCTTGGCCGTGGCGGCCACGTAGATCGCCAGTGTGAACGTGTAGAGGATCAGGATCAGCATCATCGGATCGCGGATCAGGCTCCAGATTTCCTTCACGCCCAGGCGGTAGATATTTTCAAGGTGGCGCATATCAGCTCTCCTGCTTCTTCAGCAGCGCCACGGTCACGCCGAGAATCACGGGGATCGCCACGATCAACGGCCAGAACGAAGCGTGCAGGTCGCCCAGTCCCAGCGCCTTGTTGAACACGCCCCGGCTGATATTGAGCATGTGCGTGGCCGGGTACATCAGGCCGATGGCCTTGCCCACGCCTTCCATCGACGAAACGGGATTGAGCAGGCCGGAAAACTGGATGGCCGGGATCATGGTGCCGATCATGGTCACGAACAGCGCCGCGATCTGGCTGCGCGTAAAGGTCGAGGCGAACAGGCCGATGCCGGTGGCGCAGATATTGAAGATGAACGTGGCGCCGATCAG
Coding sequences within:
- a CDS encoding bifunctional enoyl-CoA hydratase/phosphate acetyltransferase, encoding MTTSQDDDLNIVRNRTFDQIAIGDTASITRTLSMDDIALFAVMSGDDNPQHLDTEFAAATRYQGVIAHGMWGASLISAVLGTRLPGAGTVYTGQTLRFLQPVRVGDTLAISVTVTALEPRSRHVTLACRCVNQHGAVVLEGEAQVIAPAEQIERARATLPEVRLHNGDGTRRLLEHARTLGPIRVAVIHPCDELSLSGALDAHAAGLITPVLVAPRARLEAVAAEAGLSLDGIAIEDVEHSHAAAARGAELAGKGEVEALMKGSLHTDELMSAVLSASAGLRTKRRISHCFLMQTPAYPRPFIITDAAINIAPNLAMKADIVRNAIDLAHVIGVACPRVAILAAVETVNADMPATLDAAALCKMADRGQITGAILDGPLAFDNAVSIAAATVKGIVSEVAGRADILLVPDLESGNMLAKQLEYMGDADSAGIVLGAKIPVILTSRADSRASRIASCAIAVMLANHYRSTPP
- a CDS encoding DUF3141 domain-containing protein; this translates as MKTEAAPFFSTGGLPSLGVLGDYARDSWQRIVLYADVMRRRGNQYQEHMAEEVPNVLDFPAELVMSGLELARPVNYGLARILTPDAPEPDPSKRPFVVVDPRAGHGPGIGGFKAESEIGVALRAGHPCYFIGFLPDPVPGQTVEDVMHAEAAFLEKVIALHPHSEGKPVVIGNCQAGWQILMTAAMRPELFGPIIVAGAPVSYWAGWHGRNPMRYAGGLMGGSWATALAGDLGNGRFDGASLVQNFEKLNPANTLWSKQYNLYANIDTEAPRYLEFEKYWGGHVFLNDVEMQYIVDNLFIGNRLATAELITSDGVRLDLRNIRSPIVVFCSNGDNITPPPQALGWITDLYRDDKDVLMHDQTIVYAVHDSIGHLGIFVSAKVGHKEHQKFASNIDLINLLPAGIYEARIVDKTPDTPNADLASGDYVLQVEHRGIDDVRAIVQPSVENDRKFAAAARVSEVNLALYRTFAQPWVRAMVTPQTARFLQLAHPLRVSYERWTDHNPLARLVAREAEKVRAQRQPVAPDNPLLAMQEAISGAITAGLNGWRDWRDTVQETTFDLVYGSPLVQALTGQAIGDTTPPRPHPGISPEHCEYVRCETRKMDEDMQRGGLVEAAVRALFYIYRFRMIADERRVNLALKLIKPQYRQDVGMEEFRGIVRQQARLMLHDFDAAIAALPALLSRADPDDIGALAEWLQQVLQVPEAPTPDEEASLQQMLDVFDRAVKAQAKALPPDARPSATGPKAKPAKHITPV
- a CDS encoding ABC transporter permease, which encodes MRHLENIYRLGVKEIWSLIRDPMMLILILYTFTLAIYVAATAKPETLHMASIAIVDEDGSPLSGRIASAFFPPQFTPPAMINQSQVDAGLDAGQYTFVLTIPPKLQADVLGGRQAELQLNVDATRMSQAFSGSGYIQQIVAGEISEFAKRYRGATVSPVELVMRARFNPSLSQAWFGSLMELINQVTMLSIILTGAALIREREHGTIEHLLVMPVTPAEIMLGKVWSMGLVVLLAAALSLNLVVRGMLHVPIEGSIALFLCGAALHLFATTSMGIFLATVARSMPQFGMLLILVLLPLQMLSGGSTPRESMPELVQNIMLIAPTTHFVELSQAILYRGAGIDVVWKPFLALLAIGTALFTFALARFRKTISQMA